A region of Anopheles merus strain MAF chromosome 2R, AmerM5.1, whole genome shotgun sequence DNA encodes the following proteins:
- the LOC121599892 gene encoding mycosubtilin synthase subunit C, with product MGTLPQLAVVKGKLCPLQPTLLHRTFESNVDKFCGTDTALIYNDEDGRGEVQINYHALNSTANRLATAMLHRIKEQARSQPNTDGDYIVAVCMHPTDRLVTTLLAIWKAGAAYLPIDPTFPPNRIQHILGEAKPALVVYDADYDNAAIFGKTPAVSYAELRKRASDLSNANIRPEAMLGKGEAQLALVLYTSGSTGVPKGVRLNHETILNRLQWQWGRFPYSATERIGVFKTALTFVDSVSEIWGPLLNGMAIVIVPKRITNNPEKLVDLLERYRIERLVLVPTLLRSLLLYLPLQQQQQQHQQPQSGSTKLLYHLRIWVCSGEPLQISLAREFFDYFQEGVHQLCNFYGSTEVMGDVTYFVCESRKQLEGYEKVPIGYPLDNTTIYIMSPDLRPVRTEEIGELYVAGLNLAEGYVNGRDPDRFIDNPLAIDPSFGRLYKTGDYASVSKGCVYYQGRMDSQIKIRGHRVDLSEVEANLLGLAGVDKGIVLCYRAGEIDQALLGFVTLEADAPFQTGLQVEAALGDKLAHYMIPQVVLLESIPLLVNGKIDRQTLLKMYESTNNNDDTQIEIEYDYSDVPAGRLTVAKDLFETVGQVIGRSTRAKICLASNFYELGGNSLNSIITVTQLCGKGYPISITTFIGAKNLGEILDKICADERELAKHQLESANGNAEEGEFDYRMQLTAYPLALEHKSDTINIITSSFFEKADLEQWLKPQIHETDYRDILEDIWTVLIEKGLSFIVKDETGRPVGVSLNFDAHDEPEVTVTSKLIIVFEFLEFVEGPIRDSQLPTGKNQILHSFMMGTCAELSAQENIEAMHFMESEVLKLARRRNFAGIFTTNTNPLTQQLGSNVYRYQTMLDYQVNQFVYSADGTRPFAAAPDSQRAVVHWKDIRCA from the exons ATGGGTACCCTGCCGCAGCTGGCCGTCGTCAAGGGAAAGCTGTGTCCGCTGCAGCCGACCTTACTGCACCGTACCTTCGAATCGAACGTTGACAAATTCTGCGGCACCGACACGGCTCTCATCTACAACG ACGAGGATGGACGCGGCGAGGTGCAGATCAACTACCATGCGCTCAACTCGACGGCCAACCGGCTGGCCACGGCCATGCTGCACCGCATCAAGGAGCAGGCCCGGTCGCAGCCCAACACCGACGGCGACTACATCGTGGCGGTCTGTATGCATCCGACCGATCGGCTCGTGACGACGCTGCTGGCGATCTGGAAGGCGGGCGCGGCCTACCTGCCGATCGATCCGACCTTCCCGCCGAACCGCATCCAGCACATACTGGGCGAGGCGAAGCCGGCGCTGGTCGTGTACGATGCCGACTACGACAATGCGGCCATCTTTGGCAAGACGCCCGCGGTCAGCTATGCCGAGCTGCGCAAGCGGGCGAGCGACCTGAGCAACGCCAACATCCGGCCGGAAGCGATGCTTGGCAAGGGCGAAGCGCAGCTCGCCCTCGTACTGTACACGTCGGGCAGTACCGGTGTGCCGAAAG GTGTTCGGCTCAATCACGAAACCATCCTAAACCGCCTGCAATGGCAGTGGGGCCGCTTCCCGTACTCGGCCACCGAGCGGATCGGCGTGTTCAAGACCGCCCTCACGTTCGTCGACTCGGTGAGCGAAATTTGGGGCCCGCTGCTGAACGGCATGGCGATCGTGATCGTGCCGAAGCGCATCACCAACAATCCGGAAAAGCTCGTCGACCTGCTCGAGCGCTATCGGATCGAACGCTTGGTCCTTGTTCCGACGCTGCTCCGTTCGCTGCTGCTCTATCTgccactgcagcagcagcagcagcaacaccaacagccACAGTCCGGTTCGACCAAGCTGCTGTACCACCTGCGCATCTGGGTGTGTTCCGGCGAACCGTTGCAGATTTCGCTGGCACGTGAGTTCTTCGACTACTTCCAGGAGGGTGTGCACCAGCTCTGTAACTTCTACGGCTCGACCGAGGTGATGGGCGACGTGACGTACTTCGTGTGCGAGTCGCGGAAGCAGCTGGAAGGTTACGAAAAGGTCCCGATCGGGTACCCGCTGGACAACACGACGATCTACATCATGAGCCCCGATCTGCGCCCGGTGCGGACGGAGGAGATCGGCGAGCTGTACGTGGCCGGGCTCAATCTGGCCGAGGGGTACGTGAATGGGCGCGACCCGGACCGGTTCATCGACAATCCGCTGGCGATCGATCCGTCGTTCGGCCGGTTGTACAAAACGGGCGACTATGCGTCGGTCAGCAAGGGCTGTGTGTACTATCAGGGGCGCATGGACTCGCAGATCAAGATTCGGGGACATCGGGTCGATCTGTCCGAGGTGGAGGCGAATTTGCTCGGGCTGGCCGGCGTCGACAAGGGCATTGTGTTGTGCTACCGGGCGGGCGAGATCGACCAGGCACTGTTGGGCTTTGTGACGCTGGAAGCGGACGCTCCCTTCCAGACGGGCCTGCAGGTGGAGGCGGCCCTCGGCGACAAGCTGGCCCACTACATGATCCCGCAGGTGGTGCTGCTCGAAAGCATCCCGCTGCTCGTGAACGGCAAGATCGACCGTCAAACGCTGCTGAAGATGTACGAAAGCACCAACAACAATG ACGATACACAGATCGAGATCGAGTACGACTACAGTGACGTGCCGGCCGGTCGCCTGACCGTCGCCAAGGATCTGTTCGAAACGGTCGGCCAGGTGATTGGTCGCTCGACGCGGGCCAAGATTTGTCTCGCGAGCAACTTCTACGAGCTCGGTGGCAACTCGCTCAACTCCATCATCACCGTGACGCAGCTGTGCGGCAAGGGCTATCCGATCAGCATTACCACCTTTATTGGGGCGAAGAATTTGGGCGAAATTCTCGACAAAATCTGTGCCGACGAGCGGGAGCTAGCGAAGCACCAGCTCGAATCAGCGAACGGCAATGCGGAGGAGGGCGAGTTCGATTACCGCATGCAGCTGACGGCGTACCCGCTGGCACTCGAGCACAAGAGCGACACGATCAA CATCATCACGTCGAGCTTCTTCGAGAAGGCGGACCTGGAGCAGTGGCTCAAACCGCAGATCCACGAAACCGACTACCGGGACATCCTGGAGGACATCTGGACGGTGCTGATCGAGAAGGGCCTCAGCTTCATCGTGAAGGACGAGACGGGCCGCCCGGTAGGCGTGTCGCTCAACTTTGACGCGCACGACGAGCCGGAAGTGACCGTCACGAGCAAGCTGATCATTGTGTTTGAGTTTTTGGAATTCGTCGAAGGACCGATCCG TGATAGCCAGCTGCCCACCGGCAAGAACCAGATACTGCACTCCTTCATGATGGGCACGTGTGCGGAGCTGTCCGCGCAGGAAAACATCGAGGCGATGCACTTCATGGAGAGCGAGGTGCTGAAGCTGGCCCGGCGGCGAAACTTTGCCGGCATcttcaccaccaacaccaacccGCTCACCCAGCAGCTCGGCTCGAACGTGTACCGCTACCAGACGATGCTCGACTATCAGGTCAACCAGTTCGTGTACAGTGCGGACGGTACGAGACCGTTCGCGGCCGCCCCGGACAGCCAGCGGGCCGTCGTGCACTGGAAGGACATTCGGTGTGCGTAA
- the LOC121599877 gene encoding negative elongation factor A isoform X2: MYVCVRMFASWKTELEEVIEVAGLDSELWVSMIAETIKTLPTTGSLNTEISDYEETRPIFTDMVNELRRLVVKNADLGMLPLECQYLNKSALVSVVGQQTTPVKHFTLKRKPKSAALRAELLQKSSDAQSCLKKISAPTVPLRSRGIPRKMTDTTPLKGIPSRVPTGGFRSPPTTPGQTRPTMSRTPAGRKDGGIKLLEIGEQPLGYAAAKKRKREQEKEEQAKKVAEQQSQSANDTKPVAVSPVTSSPTVTTTPDYAAGLSAPSTVYSQPATPMPATSGSKDTPAMSTSVAANAPQAQVSQPQQQQQQQQQQQQQQQAPTAQQTQLQPPQRQQQSQPATVSQPNQQQTPTAAHTATADVDEEEEEVEMKEVKKESISLTSPTSIAVSSVPSVVSSAPPPLAYPTTKTLSATVIKTEAVATGTVGSSMVTLSSQPPSLVRTVPLTPKQAKSVLQTQPGATGGVQIIQKSTGKTISAAAAAAAAVTSSSNTNAQQKIEIISSESIVPSALHASIPKSTTIINRGGNILFTTKQVQSGTTTAGGGGTIIQQKTPLTSFVLNTSSPGKQLNIQRIVSGVSSASTPSLTTTLSRAQQPQQLIQQHPQQIQVQGAQVAGQAGTRIVQIKTAPTMSLNNNQLMQNIPPLISTQMPGGAAQPTILNIQSVQQQQQQQQQQGQQNQLQITPTAVPQKRTITITAQNPPTAGMTTSVAQILQQQQQLQQQQQQQQQQQALQATAAAAVGQQPKYTQVVMPPNVKGNTYYVTNSANMSNVLNQKGVIIQTVDASGNTVYQQIPLQNVSGLGGATILTGPPGLIKTESDTKLSQIPALVPTSSLHQNIPALTPVVIQPSGGQQQGTTVIQQQQQQQSTTIPALITNISQQHVQQQQQQQQQQGQVKQQVIFRPVGGTNNVQTILPQGITLIQRPGGQPKLVQTIQQSAVGGVQQQQQLIKTTATAGQPGQRTIITQIPQQQQQQQQQAQQQHTIQFQAPGTQRTGGTTIQLVQQPQQQAQTQQIQVQRAQLKQVTQQQQQGTTVTIQQQSQGSGQQQQVQQAQQQQQQQQQAGARKGLSISSKYYMEAHDMFKRANCVSRLEKAIIIGFMAGYRNNPRPSPENVVTIKLNESLEKVHQDDQSTLMLVESLITLDYNTGQWRTFRKYREVDQTQQLPEGVSGDATTVAGTANPAAGGGGSGTASNAGQQNSVVI; encoded by the exons atgtatgtgtgtgtgcgcatgtTTGCGAGT TGGAAAACGGAGTTGGAAGAGGTGATCGAAGTCGCTGGTCTCGATTCGGAGCTATGGGTGTCAATGATAGCggaaacgataaaaaccctCCCGACCACTGGCTCGCTGAACACGGAAATCTCCGACTACGAGGAGACGCGGCCCATCTTCACAGACATGGTGAACGAGCTGCGGCGGTTGGTGGTGAAGAATGCCGACCTCGGCATGCTGCCGCTGGAGTGCCAGTATCTCAACAAGTCGGCGCTCGTGTCCGTGGTCGGCCAGCAAACCACGCCGGTGAAACACTTTACGCTGAAGCGCAAACCGAAAAGTGCGGCCTTACGCGCGGAGCTGCTGCAGAAGTCTTCCGATGCGCAGAGCTGTCTCAAGAAGATATCTGCACCGACAGTGCCTTTACGGTCGCGTGGCATTCCACGTAAGATGACCGACACGACACCGCTGAAGGGTATTCCGTCACGCGTCCCTACCGGGGGGTTCCGCTCACCGCCGACCACGCCGGGCCAAACGCGGCCAACGATGAGTCGGACGCCCGCGGGCAGGAAGGATGGCGGTATCAAGCTGCTCGAAATCGGCGAGCAACCGTTGGGCTATGCGGCGGCAAAGAAGCGCAAACGGGagcaggagaaggaggagcagGCGAAGAAGGTCGCAGAACAGCAGAGCCAAAGTGCGAACGATACGAAACCCGTGGCCGTCTCACCAGTCACCTCGAGCCCGACCGTTACCACTACGCCCGACTATGCGGCCGGTTTGTCTGCACCGTCGACGGTGTACAGTCAACCGGCGACGCCGATGCCTGCCACATCTGGCAGCAAGGATACACCCGCCATGTCAACGTCGGTTGCGGCTAACGCGCCGCAAGCGCAAGTGTcgcagccacagcagcaacaacagcagcagcagcaacaacaacagcagcagcaagcaccaACAGCACAGCAAACGCAGCTTCAGCCACCCCAGCGACAACAGCAAAGTCAACCGGCAACAGTATCTCAGCCGAATCAGCAACAGACGCCCACAGCGGCTCATACTGCAACCGCTGACGttgacgaggaggaggaggaggtagAAATGAAGGAGGTGAAGAAAGAATCCATTAGCTTAACGTCGCCCACATCGATAGCGGTCAGTTCCGTGCCAAGCGTTGTCAGCTCGGCCCCGCCTCCACTAGCTTACCCTACTACGAAAACGCTTTCCGCTACGGTCATCAAAACGGAGGCCGTTGCAACCGGTACGGTCGGCAGCTCCATGGTCACGCTGTCCTCGCAGCCACCATCGTTAGTGCGGACGGTGCCGCTGACGCCGAAGCAGGCCAAATCGGTACTGCAAACGCAACCGGGAGCGACGGGCGGCGTTCAAATCATTCAAAAGTCGACCGGGAAAACGATCAGCGCTGCGgcagccgctgctgccgcGGTAACGAGCAGCAGTAACACGAACGCGCAGCAGAAAATTGAAATCATATCGTCCGAATCGATCGTTCCCAGCGCGCTGCATGCTTCCATTCCAAaatccaccaccatcatcaaccGGGGCGGCAACATACTGTTCACCACGAAGCAGGTGCAGTCCGGTACGACCACCGCTGGCGGCGGGGGCACAATCATCCAGCAGAAAACGCCACTCACTTCGTTCGTGCTAAACACATCGTCGCCCGGAAAGCAGCTAAACATTCAGCGAATAGTGTCGGGCGTCAGTTCTGCCAGTACGCCCAGCCTGACAACGACCCTGTCCCGTGctcagcagccgcagcaattGATCCAGCAGCACCCGCAGCAAATACAGGTGCAAGGAGCACAGGTTGCTGGGCAGGCTGGCACTCGGATTGTGCAGATCAAAACGGCCCCAACCATGTCGCTGAACAACAACCAGCTGATGCAGAATATTCCCCCACTAATATCGACCCAGATGCCGGGCGGCGCCGCTCAGCCAACGATCCTAAACATCCAGtcggtgcagcagcaacagcaacagcagcagcaacagggcCAGCAGAATCAGCTGCAGATAACGCCTACGGCAGTGCCGCAGAAGCGCACCATCACGATCACGGCACAGAACCCACCGACGGCCGGTATGACGACCTCCGTCGCGCAAATtctccaacagcagcagcagctgcagcaacagcaacagcagcagcagcagcagcaggccctACAAGCGACGGCTGCGGCAGCGGTCGGTCAGCAGCCCAAGTACACGCAGGTCGTCATGCCGCCGAACGTCAAGGGCAATACGTACTACGTCACCAACTCGGCCAACATGTCGAACGTGCTGAACCAGAAGGGCGTCATCATTCAAACGGTGGACGCGTCGGGCAACACGGTGTACCAGCAGATACCGCTCCAGAATGTGTCCGGGCTGGGCGGGGCCACCATACTGACCGGGCCGCCCGGGCTGATCAAAACCGAGTCGGACACGAAGCTGAGCCAAATACCCGCCCTGGTACCGACCAGCTCGCTGCATCAAAATATTCCCGCCCTAACGCCCGTCGTCATTCAGCCGAGCGGAGGGCAACAGCAGGGCACGACCGtgatacagcagcagcagcagcagcaaagcaccACCATACCGGCACTAATAACAAACATTTCGCAGCAGCAcgtgcagcaacagcagcagcagcagcaacaacagggaCAGGTGAAGCAGCAGGTGATTTTCCGCCCCGTCGGCGGAACGAACAATGTGCAAACGATTTTGCCACAGGGAATTACGCTTATCCAACGGCCCGGCGGGCAACCAAAGCTAGTGCAAACGATCCAACAGTCCGCCGTCGGtggtgtgcagcagcaacagcaactgaTCAAAACGACAGCAACGGCGGGCCAGCCGGGCCAGCGGACGATAATAACGCAAataccgcagcagcagcagcagcagcaacagcaggcgcagcagcagcacaccatcCAGTTCCAGGCACCGGGCACGCAGCGTACCGGCGGTACGACCATTCAGCTAGTCcagcaaccgcagcagcaagCTCAAACCCAGCAGATTCAGGTGCAACGGGCTCAACTGAAACAAgtaacgcagcagcagcagcagggaacCACGGTTACGATACAGCAGCAGTCGCAAGGCAGCGGTCAGCAACAGCAGGTACAGCaggctcagcagcagcagcagcagcagcagcaagccgGTGCCAGAAAGGGGCTTTCAATATCG AGCAAGTATTACATGGAAGCACATGACATGTTCAAACGCGCCAACTGCGTATCGCGACTGGAGAAGGCGATCATTATCGGTTTCATGGCCGGCTACCGCAACAATCCTAGACCGTCGCCGGAAAACGTTGTCACTATCAAGCTGAACGAAAGTTTG GAAAAGGTGCACCAGGACGACCAGTCGACCCTTATGCTGGTGGAGTCGCTTATCACGCTCGACTACAACACGGGTCAGTGGCGAACATTCCGTAAGTATCGCGAGGTCGACCAAACGCAACAGCTGCCGGAAGGGGTGAGCGGTGACGCGACAACGGTGGCTGGCACGGCAAACCCGGCTGCCGGGGGAGGCGGCAGTGGGACGGCCTCAAACGCCGGACAGCAAAACTCGGtagttatttaa
- the LOC121599877 gene encoding negative elongation factor A isoform X1 codes for MANVRDSDISLWLHNKLGTSNDSWISGSITSQLNKEVLRNIKECFPDLQTQVKLKLLLSFFQIPRRIVEEWKTELEEVIEVAGLDSELWVSMIAETIKTLPTTGSLNTEISDYEETRPIFTDMVNELRRLVVKNADLGMLPLECQYLNKSALVSVVGQQTTPVKHFTLKRKPKSAALRAELLQKSSDAQSCLKKISAPTVPLRSRGIPRKMTDTTPLKGIPSRVPTGGFRSPPTTPGQTRPTMSRTPAGRKDGGIKLLEIGEQPLGYAAAKKRKREQEKEEQAKKVAEQQSQSANDTKPVAVSPVTSSPTVTTTPDYAAGLSAPSTVYSQPATPMPATSGSKDTPAMSTSVAANAPQAQVSQPQQQQQQQQQQQQQQQAPTAQQTQLQPPQRQQQSQPATVSQPNQQQTPTAAHTATADVDEEEEEVEMKEVKKESISLTSPTSIAVSSVPSVVSSAPPPLAYPTTKTLSATVIKTEAVATGTVGSSMVTLSSQPPSLVRTVPLTPKQAKSVLQTQPGATGGVQIIQKSTGKTISAAAAAAAAVTSSSNTNAQQKIEIISSESIVPSALHASIPKSTTIINRGGNILFTTKQVQSGTTTAGGGGTIIQQKTPLTSFVLNTSSPGKQLNIQRIVSGVSSASTPSLTTTLSRAQQPQQLIQQHPQQIQVQGAQVAGQAGTRIVQIKTAPTMSLNNNQLMQNIPPLISTQMPGGAAQPTILNIQSVQQQQQQQQQQGQQNQLQITPTAVPQKRTITITAQNPPTAGMTTSVAQILQQQQQLQQQQQQQQQQQALQATAAAAVGQQPKYTQVVMPPNVKGNTYYVTNSANMSNVLNQKGVIIQTVDASGNTVYQQIPLQNVSGLGGATILTGPPGLIKTESDTKLSQIPALVPTSSLHQNIPALTPVVIQPSGGQQQGTTVIQQQQQQQSTTIPALITNISQQHVQQQQQQQQQQGQVKQQVIFRPVGGTNNVQTILPQGITLIQRPGGQPKLVQTIQQSAVGGVQQQQQLIKTTATAGQPGQRTIITQIPQQQQQQQQQAQQQHTIQFQAPGTQRTGGTTIQLVQQPQQQAQTQQIQVQRAQLKQVTQQQQQGTTVTIQQQSQGSGQQQQVQQAQQQQQQQQQAGARKGLSISSKYYMEAHDMFKRANCVSRLEKAIIIGFMAGYRNNPRPSPENVVTIKLNESLEKVHQDDQSTLMLVESLITLDYNTGQWRTFRKYREVDQTQQLPEGVSGDATTVAGTANPAAGGGGSGTASNAGQQNSVVI; via the exons ATGGCGAACGTGCGGGACAGCGACATTTCACTCTGGCTGCACAATAAGCTTGGTACATCGAACGATTCATGGATCAGCGGCTCAATCACATCGCAACTGAACAAGGAAGTGCTGCGGAACATCAAGGAGTGTTTTCCGGACCTACAGACGCAGGTTAAGCTGAAACTGCTGCTCAGCTTTTTCCAAATTCCGCGACGGATCGTCGAAGAG TGGAAAACGGAGTTGGAAGAGGTGATCGAAGTCGCTGGTCTCGATTCGGAGCTATGGGTGTCAATGATAGCggaaacgataaaaaccctCCCGACCACTGGCTCGCTGAACACGGAAATCTCCGACTACGAGGAGACGCGGCCCATCTTCACAGACATGGTGAACGAGCTGCGGCGGTTGGTGGTGAAGAATGCCGACCTCGGCATGCTGCCGCTGGAGTGCCAGTATCTCAACAAGTCGGCGCTCGTGTCCGTGGTCGGCCAGCAAACCACGCCGGTGAAACACTTTACGCTGAAGCGCAAACCGAAAAGTGCGGCCTTACGCGCGGAGCTGCTGCAGAAGTCTTCCGATGCGCAGAGCTGTCTCAAGAAGATATCTGCACCGACAGTGCCTTTACGGTCGCGTGGCATTCCACGTAAGATGACCGACACGACACCGCTGAAGGGTATTCCGTCACGCGTCCCTACCGGGGGGTTCCGCTCACCGCCGACCACGCCGGGCCAAACGCGGCCAACGATGAGTCGGACGCCCGCGGGCAGGAAGGATGGCGGTATCAAGCTGCTCGAAATCGGCGAGCAACCGTTGGGCTATGCGGCGGCAAAGAAGCGCAAACGGGagcaggagaaggaggagcagGCGAAGAAGGTCGCAGAACAGCAGAGCCAAAGTGCGAACGATACGAAACCCGTGGCCGTCTCACCAGTCACCTCGAGCCCGACCGTTACCACTACGCCCGACTATGCGGCCGGTTTGTCTGCACCGTCGACGGTGTACAGTCAACCGGCGACGCCGATGCCTGCCACATCTGGCAGCAAGGATACACCCGCCATGTCAACGTCGGTTGCGGCTAACGCGCCGCAAGCGCAAGTGTcgcagccacagcagcaacaacagcagcagcagcaacaacaacagcagcagcaagcaccaACAGCACAGCAAACGCAGCTTCAGCCACCCCAGCGACAACAGCAAAGTCAACCGGCAACAGTATCTCAGCCGAATCAGCAACAGACGCCCACAGCGGCTCATACTGCAACCGCTGACGttgacgaggaggaggaggaggtagAAATGAAGGAGGTGAAGAAAGAATCCATTAGCTTAACGTCGCCCACATCGATAGCGGTCAGTTCCGTGCCAAGCGTTGTCAGCTCGGCCCCGCCTCCACTAGCTTACCCTACTACGAAAACGCTTTCCGCTACGGTCATCAAAACGGAGGCCGTTGCAACCGGTACGGTCGGCAGCTCCATGGTCACGCTGTCCTCGCAGCCACCATCGTTAGTGCGGACGGTGCCGCTGACGCCGAAGCAGGCCAAATCGGTACTGCAAACGCAACCGGGAGCGACGGGCGGCGTTCAAATCATTCAAAAGTCGACCGGGAAAACGATCAGCGCTGCGgcagccgctgctgccgcGGTAACGAGCAGCAGTAACACGAACGCGCAGCAGAAAATTGAAATCATATCGTCCGAATCGATCGTTCCCAGCGCGCTGCATGCTTCCATTCCAAaatccaccaccatcatcaaccGGGGCGGCAACATACTGTTCACCACGAAGCAGGTGCAGTCCGGTACGACCACCGCTGGCGGCGGGGGCACAATCATCCAGCAGAAAACGCCACTCACTTCGTTCGTGCTAAACACATCGTCGCCCGGAAAGCAGCTAAACATTCAGCGAATAGTGTCGGGCGTCAGTTCTGCCAGTACGCCCAGCCTGACAACGACCCTGTCCCGTGctcagcagccgcagcaattGATCCAGCAGCACCCGCAGCAAATACAGGTGCAAGGAGCACAGGTTGCTGGGCAGGCTGGCACTCGGATTGTGCAGATCAAAACGGCCCCAACCATGTCGCTGAACAACAACCAGCTGATGCAGAATATTCCCCCACTAATATCGACCCAGATGCCGGGCGGCGCCGCTCAGCCAACGATCCTAAACATCCAGtcggtgcagcagcaacagcaacagcagcagcaacagggcCAGCAGAATCAGCTGCAGATAACGCCTACGGCAGTGCCGCAGAAGCGCACCATCACGATCACGGCACAGAACCCACCGACGGCCGGTATGACGACCTCCGTCGCGCAAATtctccaacagcagcagcagctgcagcaacagcaacagcagcagcagcagcagcaggccctACAAGCGACGGCTGCGGCAGCGGTCGGTCAGCAGCCCAAGTACACGCAGGTCGTCATGCCGCCGAACGTCAAGGGCAATACGTACTACGTCACCAACTCGGCCAACATGTCGAACGTGCTGAACCAGAAGGGCGTCATCATTCAAACGGTGGACGCGTCGGGCAACACGGTGTACCAGCAGATACCGCTCCAGAATGTGTCCGGGCTGGGCGGGGCCACCATACTGACCGGGCCGCCCGGGCTGATCAAAACCGAGTCGGACACGAAGCTGAGCCAAATACCCGCCCTGGTACCGACCAGCTCGCTGCATCAAAATATTCCCGCCCTAACGCCCGTCGTCATTCAGCCGAGCGGAGGGCAACAGCAGGGCACGACCGtgatacagcagcagcagcagcagcaaagcaccACCATACCGGCACTAATAACAAACATTTCGCAGCAGCAcgtgcagcaacagcagcagcagcagcaacaacagggaCAGGTGAAGCAGCAGGTGATTTTCCGCCCCGTCGGCGGAACGAACAATGTGCAAACGATTTTGCCACAGGGAATTACGCTTATCCAACGGCCCGGCGGGCAACCAAAGCTAGTGCAAACGATCCAACAGTCCGCCGTCGGtggtgtgcagcagcaacagcaactgaTCAAAACGACAGCAACGGCGGGCCAGCCGGGCCAGCGGACGATAATAACGCAAataccgcagcagcagcagcagcagcaacagcaggcgcagcagcagcacaccatcCAGTTCCAGGCACCGGGCACGCAGCGTACCGGCGGTACGACCATTCAGCTAGTCcagcaaccgcagcagcaagCTCAAACCCAGCAGATTCAGGTGCAACGGGCTCAACTGAAACAAgtaacgcagcagcagcagcagggaacCACGGTTACGATACAGCAGCAGTCGCAAGGCAGCGGTCAGCAACAGCAGGTACAGCaggctcagcagcagcagcagcagcagcagcaagccgGTGCCAGAAAGGGGCTTTCAATATCG AGCAAGTATTACATGGAAGCACATGACATGTTCAAACGCGCCAACTGCGTATCGCGACTGGAGAAGGCGATCATTATCGGTTTCATGGCCGGCTACCGCAACAATCCTAGACCGTCGCCGGAAAACGTTGTCACTATCAAGCTGAACGAAAGTTTG GAAAAGGTGCACCAGGACGACCAGTCGACCCTTATGCTGGTGGAGTCGCTTATCACGCTCGACTACAACACGGGTCAGTGGCGAACATTCCGTAAGTATCGCGAGGTCGACCAAACGCAACAGCTGCCGGAAGGGGTGAGCGGTGACGCGACAACGGTGGCTGGCACGGCAAACCCGGCTGCCGGGGGAGGCGGCAGTGGGACGGCCTCAAACGCCGGACAGCAAAACTCGGtagttatttaa